The DNA region GAAACACGACGAGTTGCTCCATGACTCTCGTTCCGAGACCCTCGCCTTGATGGTCGGGACGGACGGCCATGTCCACGATCTGGTAGACCGTCCCTCCATCACCGACGACGCGGCCCATCCCGACGGGCGTCTCAGTTCCGTCTCCGTCCACCGCGAACGCGGTCGCTGCGAACAGCGTGTTCGGCAGGCCCCGTTCGGCACCTTCGCGCGAGCGTGGACGCATCCCAGCAGCCTCACGCAGCGACAGATACGTCTCGACCGACGGCACTGTCGCTCGGACCTCGTACTGCATACCGGAGAAGGGTCGCAACCGTCGACTTCAGTTTCGGTTCGTCGCTCAAAGTGAGCGCGAGACGTCGCTTACTCGGCTTCGTCGCTTACTCGGCTTCGTCGCTTACTCGGCTTCCTCGTCGTCGCTCGCCAGCAGGTCGTGCTCGGAGAGGTACGACTCGATTTCCTCGGCGGAGCGCTCGGTGTACTGCTCGCTTTCGACGTCGATGGTCGCGAGGCCGACGCCCTCGGGTTCGAGCCCCTCGTCGTTCGACTCGGCGAGCGCCGAGAGCGCGAGGCCGATACCGCCGTCGAGGCCGGCGTCCTCGGTGTAGTGCTCTTCGAGGTAGTCGCGGATGTCAGCGCGGTCCGCGCCGACCGAGAGCGCCTTCCACTCGTACGGCGTCCCCGAGGGGTCCGTCTCGAAGAGGCGGGGTTCGCCATTCTCGATGCCGCCGACGATGAGCGCGACGCCGAACGGGCGCGCGCCGCCGACCTGCGTGTACTGCTGGATGTGGTCAGTGACCTCCTTCGTCAGCGACTCGATGCCGATGGCCTCGCCGTAGCGGAGGCGGTTGACCTGCGCGCGCTGGCGCGCGAAGTCGATGAGCTGACGCGCGTCGGCGACGTGGCCCGCGGAGGCGATGCCAACGTGTTTGTCGGCTTTGTGGAGTTTCTCGACGCTCGACGGCTCCATCAGCGGTGAGCGACTCCGCTTGTCCGCCGCCAGCACGACGCCGTCGGCCGTTCTGACGCCGACGCTCGCCGTGCCTCGCTTGACCGCCTCGCGCGCGTACTCGACCTGGTACAGACGGCCGTCGGGCGAGAAGATGGTGATGCCGCGGTCGTACGCCTGCTGTTGCGCTTGTCCCTGCATAAGTATCACTCGAAATCGAGTTTCGTCGCGCCGAGAACGCCCGAGGGGAGGCGGACGCACAGTACGTCGTCCCGGACGACCGCCGACCGCTCGGAACCCTCGAACACGACCTGTCTCTTCTCGGAACGTCCGGCCGCGCCGCGTAAATAGCTTTCTTCACAGGCGCGCACGGTACCGGAGACGCCACGGACGCGTATCCCGGTTTCGTCGTCGCCGACGCTGCTCAGACAGGCGAGTGCGGCGCGGGCGTCGTCGACGTGACCGCGTCGGACGCGGACGACGGCCTCGCCGACGCCGTCGCCGAGTTCGAAGCCGTACACCGTGAGGTCGGCGTCGGCGCTCCCGGCGTCGCCCAACAGGTTCTGGGCGGCGTACCAGAGTTCGCGCTGGAAGTCGCCGCGTTCGAACGCGGCGTCGGGCCACGTCTCGATGCCGAGCGCGAGGTAGCGCCAGCGCGGTCGGAGATGTTTCGGGAGATGTTTCATCGGCGGGTTACTCGTCGATTTCCTCGGACTCGCCGACGCCGTCGGAGCCGTCGCCGCCACCGCCGAACCGCTCGGCGACGAGCACGCCCACCTGGTCGTGGACGCGTTCGACGGCCGTCAGCGCGAAGCCGGCACTAGTGAGGCAGTCGACGAGATGGCCGACCGTCGACGGGTCGTCGACCTCGGGGCTGTAGAACGGGTCTTCCGGATTGGGTTCGCCGAAGAACATCACGTCGCCGAGGACGAACTTCCGGGGTTCGAGGCCGGCGATGACCTCGACGGCCTCGTGTTTCTCCTCGTCGGAGAGATGGTGCATCGCGAAGTTCGAGACGACCACATCTACGTGGCCGTCGTAGCCGGGTTCGCGGAACGACCCGTGGCCGAACTCGACGTTTTCTACCCCCTGTTCCGCTGCTTTCGTTCGCGCCTGCTCCATCATCCCCTCGCTGATGTCGCGGCCGACGACCCGTTTCGCCTTGGGGGCGAGCGCCAGCGCGATCGCGCCGGTTCCAGTACCTAAGTCGAGCACGACGTCGTCGGGACTTGGGTCGGCGTGGTCGACGACGAGCGACGCGCAGGCTCTGTACTCGTCGGAGTCCTGGCTCTCGTCGTAGTCGGCGGCGATCTTCGAGAAGCGCGCGGCGTGTTCCTCAACCGTCTTCTTCATACCTGCCCCGTTTGACCCCCGGGGCTATGAACGACTCGGACGTTCGCTCGCGGTTTCGCGCCGCGAGGCGACCCCACTCGCGGAGGCCCGACTCTATCTGTTCGGCCGAAAACCCGACCTGCTCGCCGACGGCGACGAGTTCCCGCGGCGCGCGGAGTTGGAGGTGCGAGGTGGGGTTCGCGCTGACGACGAACGGCACGTCGTAGTACTCGACGAGTTCGCGGAGTGTGCGCATCGACTTGAGTGCCTGTACGCGCCGACCGCCGTCGGCGCGGAGCACCCGCCGAAAGTCGAACTCGACGCGGACGCCGTTTCGCTTCGCGGACTTGGCGAGCACGTGGTTGAAGTCGCCGCCGGCCATCGGCCGCGACAGCACGTCGATTCGCTCCGCTTCGGTGGCGAAGCGGTTGAGTTTGTCGTCGCCGCCGCGGAGGACGAGGAGCGTGGTTTTCGGTCGGAAGTTGCCGATTGCGCCGCTGGCCTGCTCGGGGGTCGTAGCGACGACTTCGACGGCGTCGACGACATCGACGTTGTAGCGGTCGCTCGCGCGTTCGCAGGCGTCGAGGTCGGGTGCGCCCTGGAAGCGGACGGCGACGCCCTCGAAGCCGTAGTCGGCCGCCGTGCGGGCGAAACGCGAGGGGGTGCTGTCGCCGTCGGGGTGCGCGTGGACCGCTTCGTACATCTTGGTCTGTCTGGTTTTCTTCTCGTGTGGGGGCTTGTCGGTTTCGGGATTTTCCGTGGGTTCGGATGATCCACCTCGTGCGGTCGGTGATTCGCTGAATCGGTCGACTCCGACTGCCGAGCGCACCGAGAGAACACACCGCCACCGCCCACCTCGAGCCTCCCCAGCCTCGTCGGGCGCATGAACGCGCCCGACTCCCTCGCGCGGTGGTCGCGCCACCGAGGGCGCTCCCGCCGCGCGCCACTATAAAATCCGCTTTCTACTCGAACCGACTCGGATTCTTCGTCGCCTCCGCCACCCGAACCGCCGCGACGTTCTCGGGCACGTCGTGGACGCGGACGATGTCCGCACCGCGTTCGACGGCCAGCGCGGTCCCGGCGATAGTCGCTTCGAGGTTGTCGCCCGCCTCCTGCCCGACGAGTTCGAACATCGACTTGTGCGAGTGCCCGACGAGAATCGGACAGCCGAGCGCCTCGAACTCCGGGAGTCGAGAGAGGAGCTCGAAGTTCTCGGGCTTCGATTTCCCGAAGCCGAGGCCGGGGTCGACGATGACGCGCTCTCGCGGGATGCCCGCCTTCTCGGCCAAGAGAATGCGCTCGTTCAGTTCCTCGACGACGTCCTCGACCACGTCGTCGTAGTCGATCTCCTTGCCCGGAACCACCGGTGCGTCGATGCTGTGCATGACGATGACCGGCACCTCGCGCTCGGCGGCGAGAAATCGCATCTCGGGGTCTTCGAGGCCGGTCACGTCGTTGAGGATGTCGGCTCCGGCGTCGAGCGCTGCTCGGCCGACCGCGGCTCTCCGGGTGTCGACGGAGATAGCGACATCGAGGTCCGAGACGGCCTCGATGACCGGCACGACGCGCCGAATCTCGTCTTCGATCGACACCGGGTCCGCGCCGGGGCGGGTGCTCTCGCCCCCGACGTCGATAATCTCCGCGCCGGCGTCGACCATCGCCTGCGCCTGTTCGATGGCAGCGTCGGCGTCGAAGAACTCGCCGCCGTCGTGAAAGGAGTCGGGCGTCACGTTCAGGATGCCCATCACCGACGCGCCCTCGTCCCACGGATACTGCTCGGTCGGTTCGCCGTCGTCGAGGCCGAGACGCCCGCGGAGGTCGGCGACGACGTCCGAGAGGCCGTACGGGTGACCCTCGAGCGAGTCGAGCAGTCGATCGAACTGCGCGAGCGTCCCCGAGAGAACGACGTCGTGCAGTTCGCCGTCGCTGTCGAGACCGGCGGCGACGCACTCGCCGCCGAAACGAGCCATCTCGGTTTCGAACACGCGCGCCTGCCGCCTCTCGACCTGCGTCTTCACGACGCGGTGAACCATCTCGTCTTCGGCGGCGTCGACGGCTTCGGTCGTCCCCCCTGCACGCTCCAGTACTTCGCGGGCGTCCGTCGGCGAATCGACCGCTTTCGGAATCCCCAGTCGGGTCCACCGCCGCCGCGCCTCGGCGACACAGAACAGAGAGCCGGTGAGAAGTACGCAGTCGTCGGGACCGGCCCGGTCGAGGGCGCTCGACAACGCGGCGGATACCGACCCGATACTGTCGACCGAGTCGACGCCCGCCCGCTCGAACACGCGGGCGAGGATTTCGGGGTCTTCGGCCCGACTGAGGTTCGGCCTGCACGTCGTCACCGAGTCGGGCGTCGGCAGCGCCGCGGCCATCTCGCGGTGGTCCTTGTCGTGCATCGCGCCGAAGACCAGATGCAGGTCGTCGTAGTCGAACTCCGAGAGTACGGCCGCGAGAACCTCGAACGCCCCCGGGTTGTGCGCACCGTCGAGGACGACCATCGGCTCTCGCTGCATGACCTCGAATCTGCCCGGCCAGTGGGCGTTACGGAGGCCGCGGGCGACCGTCTCGGTGTCGAGTTCGACGCCGGTCTCGGCGGCGGCCTGTCGTGCGAGTGCGACGGCGACGCCCGCGTTCTTCGCCTGATACGCGCCGAGCATCGGCAAGCGGGCTTCGACCGCGAACGCGCCCGAATCAACCGAGACGCTGACCACGGACTCGGTGTGGTTGACGCGACCCTCGTAGTTGACGCGGAGGTCGGGGTTTTCGGGGGCGTCGGGGTCGCTCGGGTCCGCGACGGTGACGACGTCGCCGGCCTGCGCGCGGACGGCGTCGAGCGCGTCGCTCGTCGCGGCGGTGACGAGCGGTCGGTCGGCGGGGGCGACGTACGCTTTCGTCGTCGCAATCTCTTCTATGGTGTCGCCGAGCACGTCGGTGTGTTCGAGCGTGACGTTCGTGACGGCGCTGGCGACGGGGTCGACGACGCTCGTCGCGTCGAGTTCGCCGCCCATCCCCACCTCCAGGACGGCGACGTCGACGTCGCTGCGGCCGAAGTACCAGAGACCGAGCGCGGTGACCGTCTCGAAGAAGGTGAGCGGTTCGCCGGCGGCCGCACGGTCGACGAGGTACGGTTTGGCCTCGGCGACGAACTCGCAGAGCGCGGATTCGGTCATCTTGCGGCCGTCGACGCGGACGCGTTCGCGGAGGCTGTCGAAGTGCGGCGAGGTGTAGAGGCCGACGCTGCATCCCGCTTCCCGAAGCGTCGACTCCACCATCCGCGCGGTGCTGCCCTTTCCGTTCGACCCCGCGACCTGGACGAATCGGACGTTCTCGTGGGGGTCGCCGAGGTGGTCGAGCAGCGCCCGAACCGACTCGGTCCCCGGCTTCACCTGAAAGCGGCGGAGGTCGAAGAGAAAGTTCGCCGCCTCGTAATACTCCATGCATCGTCCGAGTTTGCGACTCCGCTTAGGCCTATCGGACCGTCTACTGCGGTTTTCTCGTGATCGGCGGCGACCGGTACACACGCGTTCGGCGGCGACGACGGAGCCACAAAACGGCGACTCAGAGACGACTTCGTCGCCGAAACCGAGCCGCCCCTTGTCAATACTGGCAGCCGAGATTTCAGTCCGAGACCACTATCTCCGGTCCCGACTTTCATGAGTTACGTGCTGTTTTCCGCGCTCGATAGTGGCGTGGCAGCGACGTTCGCCGACTGGTCTCCGCCGGCGCAAACCGTCGCTATCGGCGTCGCGTTCTTCGCCGTCTTCTTCCTCGTGAACCGAACGAAACCGACAGTCGAGGCGCGCTACGACGCAGATATCGCGGAGATGGTGACGGTGACGTTTCTGGTCGCCGACCTCGCGGCGGCGGTGCTGGCGCTGGCGACCGTCTGGAACCTCGTCGTCGTCTTCGACGTGCTCGCGCAGGCGGTTCTCGTCGACCGCTGGACGGCAGTCAGACAGGTCGTGAGCGTGGCGGTGCTCGCGGGGGCGTATCTCGTCGTCCGGTTGGTCAACCGCTCTATCGACCGCCTGGCGGCCGCCGGCGCGCTGACGAAACACCAGAGCGAGGTCGCCTACCACGTCACCGACGTCGGCATCTTCGCGCTCGCTATCGCGGTGCTTCTCTACCTCTGGGGCATCGAACTCGGCAACCTGTTCATCGGTGCAGGCGTCGCCAGCGCCGTCGTCGGCCTCGCCGCCCGCGAGACGCTCGCGGCGATCATCGCGGGGTTCGTCCTCTTGCTCTCGCGGCCGTTCCGTGCGGGCGACTGGGTCGAAGTCGACGGTCAGTCCGGAGTCGTCGAGGACGTGACGATCATCAACACCAAACTGCGGACGTACAGCGACGAACACCTGCTCATCCCGAACGACCACATCACGAGCAATCGGCTGATGAACTACTCGCGTAGTGATAGACTCCGCATCGAACTAGAGGTCGGCGTCGACTACGAGACGGACCTCTCTCACGCGCGGGAGGTCGCGGAGTCGGCGATGGCGGAGGTCGACCTCGTCCGCGACGTCCCCTCGCCGCGGGCGATTCCACAGGAGTTCGGCGAGTCGTCGATACAGCTCGAACTCCGCTTCTGGATCGGTGACCCGACGATGCGGCGACTCTGGAAGGCGAAGGGCTCGGTCATCGAGTCGGTCAAGACCGCCTACGAGCGAGAGGACATCTCGATTCCGTTCCCGCAGCGGGTTCACTCGCGACGCGACGACGCGCGGATGACTCCCTCGGAAATCGCCGCCAGAAGCGACGATTGACCCGCGCGGCGGCGAGCGGACCGCCGGGGCGCTAAAAGCAGCCTGAACTAACAAGCCCATCTGGGTTGCCGCTGCGTCGACAACGTCGATATGAGATGCTCGGTACCGTAACTGTCGGTAGAAAGGCGGCGAAGTACGGTTACAAAAAGTACGGCGTCCCGGGCGCTGTCGTCGCCGGCGGTGCAGCCGTCGGCGGCGTCTACGTCGCCAGAAAGACGTTCAAGTCGAAGTTCGGCGGCGATGCCAAAAGCCTCGACGAGACGACGGTCGTCGAGACACAAACGGATGTCGACGCCGCCGACCCCTCGGAGACCGAGGCGGACGAACGTGAGGACGTCGACAGACACGAGGACGTCGACGAAACCGAGGTCGACGACTCTCGCGACACCGACGCGGACGCGGATTCGGATACGGACGACGAGGCGTAGAGAGGACGAACCCGCTGGATTCGGCCGAATCGGTCGCTCTCCGAGGACGACTTCGCGACCGACGACCTCGCGGACCTCGACGATTACTTTCTGCTGTCGCCCTCCGGCATCCCGCCGGAGTCGTTCGAAGACCTCTCCCTCCCGGTCGTCCATCTCGACCAGCGACTCAGTCTGACGCTGCTCCGACAGGCGCTCAACGAGGTGGAGACGCTGGACATCGACGCCGAGACGAAGAAACGGACGAGAGAGCTGCTGCACTCGCTCGGGGAGTGTTTCCCGAACCACAGCCTCCGCAACGACGAAAGCTAGCTTCGACGGCCGAAACCGCACGAGAGCGACTACTCAGGTCGCGGCCGTTCCGCTTCTCGCCGCGCGGTCCGGTCGGTGTCGAGCACGAGTCCGAGCGTCAGGAAGACACTCCCGAGTGCCAGCCACACAGGGGTCGACCCCGTGTCGCCGCCGACACCCATGTAGGCCCCGATTGTCAGGAACGCCACGCCGACAACGAAGAACGCAACGTGCATGGTAGCATGTCTCACGGGGACGTGATAAAGCTACGCACGAGAATCACACGCTGATTGATACGTCGGGGAGAGGTGCCATCGACGCCGCGGGAGACGGGCCGAGGCGCGTTCCTCGCCTTCGTTCGTCTTTCGAGCGTTAGACGCTCCTTCGCTGACGCTCAGTCGTGTCTGAAACACCGCCGCCCGGTGAACACCATCACCATGTCGTGCTCGTCGGCGGCCGCGACGACGTCGTCGTCGTTGACGGAGCCACCGGGCTGAATCACGGCGTCGATACCCGCTTCGGCGGCTTCCTCGACACCGTCGGGGAATGGGAAGAACGCGTCCGACGCCATCACCGCGCCCTCGGCGGATTTGCCTTCGGCGTGCTCCTCGGCTTTCATCGCCGCCAGTCGGACGGCGTCGACGCGGCTCACCTGCCCCATGCCGACGCCGACCGTCTCCGTCCCGTCGGCGAAGAGGATGCCGTTCGATTTGACGTGCTTCAGCACCTTCCACGCGAACAGCATCGTCTCCAGTTGCTCGTCGGTGGGTTCGCGCTCGGTGACGACTTCGAGGTCGTCGACCGTCGGACTCCACAGGTCGCGCTCCTGGACGAGTCGTCCCCCGACGATGGGTTTCTCGGTGAAGCGCTCAGAGATCTCGCCGAGCTCGGACCGGGCGGACTCGCCCGTCCGCCCGTCCCCGCGACCCACGTCCAACACTCGAAGGTTCTTCTTCCCGGTCAGCACCGAGAGTGCGTCGTCGGTGTACCCCGGCGCGACGACGACCTCTTTGAACGAATCGACGACGAGTTCGGCCGTCTCGGCGTCGCACTCGCGGTTGAGCGCGACAATCCCTCCAAAAGCGCTCATGGGGTCCGTCGAGAGCGCGCGCTCGTACGCCTCCGAGAGCGTGTCGGCGGTCGCACAGCCAGCGGGGTTGGTGTGTTTGATGACCGCGGCAGCGGGGTCGTCGAACTCCTTGATGAGGCTGAGCGCGCCGTCGGCGTCGTTGTAGTTGTTGTACGACAGCGCCTTCGCGCCCTCGTTCAACTGCGGCGCGCTGACGACGTTGGCCTCCTCGCAGGCGTCGTCGACGTAGACGGCGGCGTCCTGATGCGGGTTCTCGCCGTAGCGAAGCGTGTCGCCGCGGCGCTCGGAGACGACGCGGCGAGACGGGAGGTCGCCGCCCTCGTCGCCCTCGACGGAGACGCGGCCAGTCTCGGCATCGACGGTCACGCGGTCCTCGGCGAACAGGCGGACGGCCCGGGGATAGGCCGCGAACTCGGCGTCGTAGAGCACGCGCTCTTTCAGCGACGCCGCGTCGTCGTCCTCGAAGACGGGGACCGCCTCCTGCGTGACGATGGGGCCGGCGTCGACCTCCTCGGTGACGACGTGGACCGTGCATCCGGTCGTGCGGACGCCCGAATCGAGAACCTGCTCGTGGGCGTCGTTGCCGGGGAACGCAGGGAGCAAGGAGGGATGGACGTTCAGCGTCGTCGGCGCGGCGTCGAGGAACTCGGTCGTGAGTACGCGCATGTAGCCGTCGAGGCAGACGAGGTCGAACTCGTAGTCGTCGAGGGCATCGAGGATGCGACGTTCGTGGGACTCGCGGGATTCGCCCTCGTCGCGTTCGACGCTCTCGGTCGGGATGCCGCGCTCGGCGGCCGCGTCGAGCACCGGGGCGTCGTCGTGGTTCGACAGCACGACGGCCAACTCGGCCCCGCCGGGCGCTGTATCGGCGATGTGTCGAAGGTTCCGTCCGCGATTGCTCGCCAAACCCGCAATCCGTAGCATACGAGAGAAGCCCACCGCCGTGGGAAAAACAGTTGCGGTCTGCCGAGCGCGGGTATCCAAATACGTGTATAGATTTTCGCGTATTCGAGCTCTCGAACCGGCACAGTATGCACAGAAATGGGTTGCACTCATCGACACGCTTTTGCCGCGCCCGCGGACACTCCCGGGTATGACAGACCTCTCTCGGAACGACCCGCTGTCGACCGTCTCGCCGGTCGACGGGCGGTACGCGCGCCGAACCGCGCCGCTGGTCCCGTACGCCAGCGAGTCGGCGTTGATGCGCGCTCGCGTCCGCGTCGAAGCCGAATACCTCGTCGCGCTCGCCGACCTCGACGCGACGCCGCTGACGCTCAGCGAAGCGGAACGCGTCGCCCTCCGCGACTGCTACGAGTCGTTCGACGGCGACGACGCACGCCTCGTCAAGCGCCTCGAAACCGAGGGCACCGAGGAGTACTCGGCGACGAACCACGACGTAAAGGCCGTCGAGTACTTCCTGCGCGTTCGACTCGGCGAATCCTCTGACGTCGACGGCGCGGAACGGCTCCACCCGTGGATTCACTTCGGCCTGACGAGCGAGGACGTGAACAACCTCGCCCACCGCCTGCTCGTCGAACCCGCCGTCGAGGACGTGTTGCTCCCGGCGCTCGCGGACGTGCGCGACGAACTCGCGTCGCTGGCGCGCGAGCACCGTGCGACGCCGATGCTCGCGCGGACGCACGGCCAACCCGCGACGCCGACGACGTTCGGCAAGGAGATGGCCGTCGTCGCCGCGCGCCTCGGTCGGCAGATGGGCCGCATCCGAGAGGCGAGCGACGCGCTCTCGGGCAAGTTGGCGGGCGCGTCGGGCACCTACGCCGCCCACGTCGCCGCCTATCCGGACGTCGACTGGCGCGCGTTCTCGAAGTCGTTCGTCGAGTCGCTCGGCCTCCGCCACACGGCGCTGACGACGCAGGTCAACCCCTGCGACGACCTTTCTACCCTTTTCGACGCGCTCCGCGGCGCGAACAACGTGCTTCTGGACCTGGACCGCGACGTCTGGCTCTACGTCTCGGACCGCTACCTCGGCCAGCGAACTGTCGAGGGAGAGACGGGATCGTCGACGATGCCGCATAAGGTCAACCCCATCGACTTCGAGAACAGCGAAGGAAATCTCTCGAAGGCCAACTCCGACCTGACGTTCCTCGCCGACTACATCACCACTTCGCGTCTCCAGCGCGACCTCTCGGACTCGACCGTGAAGCGCAACATCGGCGCGGCGTTCGCACACTGTCTCATCGGCTACGGGAAGACCGAGACCGGATTAGGCAAGGTCGTCCCGAACGAGCACGTGATGCGTGAGGAACTGGAGGCGACCCCCGAGATCATCGGCGAGGCGGTCCAGACCATCCTCCGGCGCGAGGGCGACACCGAGGCGTACGAACGCGTGAAGGAACTCACCCGCGGCCGCGACGTGACCATCGAAGACTTCCGCGACCTGTTCGACGACCTCGACGTCTCTCCCGAGGTTCGCGAGGAACTGCGCTCGCTCTCGCCGATGGGTTACACGGGCGTCGCAGACGAGTTAGTCGACGAACTGGACCGATAAGACGAGCGCTGAGCGCGGTCGTCGGGTGGTCCATCTCTCGCACCACCGAGAAGATACTTATCCTGTCACGAGAGACGACAGATATGGTCTCCGACCACAGCCCATCCAGCGAACAGTCCTACGACGGCTGCGAGAAGTGCGGCCACGACGAAGCGACCACGGACACGATCTCGACGACCGGAAGCGGGTTCTCGAAGTTCTTCGACGTGCAGAACCGGCAGTTCACCGTCGTCTCGTGTACGAACTGCGGCTACTCGGAACTCTACAAGGGACAGTCGAGCGGCGACGTCGTCGACATCTTCCTCGGTTGAGACGATAGACTCACTCGGTACGGATGTCGATTTTTCGGCCGCTGAGACGTTCAGTTCGGTTGTAAACCGATGGCACTTGGAGGGCTATCCCTTGACTTGGACCTCCACGAACGAGTCGTTTCCACACACGCGACACGTCTGCGGGGCTTGATACCGTGCGTACACGACCGAGCACTCCTCACACGCGTGGAGCGGCCGACCGAGCTGACTGTATTGGTCCGACACAGTACAGAGTACGGTCCAATTAGGCAAAAACACTCTCGTCGAAGACCCGTAGAACCGGTGGAGAATTGAATATAAACGCGGAGTTCTATTCGGTGCGATAGTCGGTGCGTATCCAGCGAGTTCGTTCAAATTGGCTCGTCAGAACCACCCCGGAACTGTCGATAGCGGCCCAACAAACGCTTATCTCTCTCGCTCTCCTCTGCGGAGAGAGCCCATGGGAATTTTCAACGAGCTAGGACGACAGGTCGAGCAGTTCAAACAGAGCGTGGAGAAGACGGCTGAGGAAAACGCAGCGTACCAGTGTCGAGAGTGCGACGCACGGTTCCACACGCATCACGACCAGTGCCCGGAGTGCGGGGCGGAACGGGTCGAATCGACGACGACCGAGGAATGAGTAACTGCGCTCTCGAACGCCCGCTATCCGTCCTCACCCACTAGCGACCGCAGCGCCTCCGTCACCGCGTCTGCGGCCGCCCGAACCTCACTCACCCGAACGTACTCGCGGTCGGCGTGCGCCACCGACCCATCGTCGTCGGCCAACACGCCCGGTCCGAAGACGACCGTCGGCGCGGGCGAGAAGTACGACGCCTCCGTCGCGGCCGTGAAGGGGCGAACTCCTCGCCCAGCGGCGTCGGCGAGCGTCCGCACGAGTTCGTGGTCGGGGTCGGTCGAGAACGCCTCCAGAAACGGTGTCTCCCGGTCGGTGAGCGCGAACTCGACGCCCACGTCGTCGGGGACGTGCGCTCGGACGTGCGCTTCGAGCGCCTCCCGGAACTCGTCGGCCGTCTCCGGGGGGACGCTGCGGCGGTCGACGGTGAGCGAACAGTCGGCGGGCACCTGGTTCGTCGCCTCGCCGCCGGAGATGACCGTCGGCGTCAACGAGGGCGCGCCGAGTTGCTCGTGCGTCCGCGGCGCGGCGTCGACGACTTCGTCGTACGTCCGAATCGCTTCGAGCGCCCCCTCCGCGGCGGCGACGGCGTTCACTCCCGACTGGGATTCGGCGGCGTGGGCGTTCTCGCCCGACAGTCGAATCGTTCCCTCGAATCGACCTTTCGCGGCCGTACAGACGTCCAACCCGGTCGGTTCGCCGACGATGTAGAGGTCGGCGCCGAGGTCGAGCGCGTACGCGCCCGTCGACAGCGTCTCCTCGTCGGGTGTGATCGCGAGCGTCAGTTTACCGTCGGCGTCGCCGCCGGGGGCGACGGCGAAGAATCCGGCGAGCAACGCCGCGAGCGGGCCTTTCGCGTCGCACGACCCCCGCCCGCGAATCACCTCGTCGTCGCCGCTGCCCTCGCGCTCGTATCCGACGTGCGGCGAGACGGTGTCGATGTGCGTGTTGAGCACGACGTGGGGCGACCCTTCGCCGCGAGAAGCGAGGGTGTTCCCGGCGTCGTCGACCGTCGCGTCGATACCCTGTTTCTCGACGGTCTCGACGAGCAGCTCGCGCATCGCCGTCACGTCCTCGTGGGACTCGACGCGGACCGCCCGGTCGAGAAAGTCGACGGGGTCGAAGCTATCGCCGCTCACTGCTCCGGAAGCGCGGCGAGTCGGCCCTCGTACTCCGCCTCGACGGGGCCGCGGAGCGTCGCGCTGCCGCGGTCGGGCACCGTGATTTCGAGGTCGCCGCCCGGCGGCGAGACGCGAATCGGGTCGTCGCCGTCGACGAGTCCGAGGCGCTTGGCCGCGGCGACGATGGCAACCGCGCCCGTCCCACAGGAGCGCGTCTCGCCCTCGACGCCGCGCTCGAAGGTGCGCTGGCTGAAGCTACCGTCGTCGTCGCGGGAGCCGAGCGTGACGTTCGCGCCCTCAGGGAAGGTGTCGGCGTGGCGAACCGCGGGTGCGACCGCTTCGAGGTCTACTGCATCGACATCGTCGACGAACGCGACGGCGTGGGGGACGCCCGTGTTCACGGCGGTGACTTCGAGACCCTCGACCGTCTCGGTGACGAGTTCGCCGTCGTGGTCGGCCGACAGCGGCACATCTCGCGGTTCGAACGTCGGGATACCCATCTCGACGGTGATATCGAGGGATTCGTCGGCGTCGCCGCTCGCGTCGCTGCG from Haloprofundus halobius includes:
- a CDS encoding zinc ribbon domain-containing protein, with protein sequence MVSDHSPSSEQSYDGCEKCGHDEATTDTISTTGSGFSKFFDVQNRQFTVVSCTNCGYSELYKGQSSGDVVDIFLG
- the purH gene encoding bifunctional phosphoribosylaminoimidazolecarboxamide formyltransferase/IMP cyclohydrolase, producing the protein MLRIAGLASNRGRNLRHIADTAPGGAELAVVLSNHDDAPVLDAAAERGIPTESVERDEGESRESHERRILDALDDYEFDLVCLDGYMRVLTTEFLDAAPTTLNVHPSLLPAFPGNDAHEQVLDSGVRTTGCTVHVVTEEVDAGPIVTQEAVPVFEDDDAASLKERVLYDAEFAAYPRAVRLFAEDRVTVDAETGRVSVEGDEGGDLPSRRVVSERRGDTLRYGENPHQDAAVYVDDACEEANVVSAPQLNEGAKALSYNNYNDADGALSLIKEFDDPAAAVIKHTNPAGCATADTLSEAYERALSTDPMSAFGGIVALNRECDAETAELVVDSFKEVVVAPGYTDDALSVLTGKKNLRVLDVGRGDGRTGESARSELGEISERFTEKPIVGGRLVQERDLWSPTVDDLEVVTEREPTDEQLETMLFAWKVLKHVKSNGILFADGTETVGVGMGQVSRVDAVRLAAMKAEEHAEGKSAEGAVMASDAFFPFPDGVEEAAEAGIDAVIQPGGSVNDDDVVAAADEHDMVMVFTGRRCFRHD
- a CDS encoding M20 family metallopeptidase, producing the protein MSGDSFDPVDFLDRAVRVESHEDVTAMRELLVETVEKQGIDATVDDAGNTLASRGEGSPHVVLNTHIDTVSPHVGYEREGSGDDEVIRGRGSCDAKGPLAALLAGFFAVAPGGDADGKLTLAITPDEETLSTGAYALDLGADLYIVGEPTGLDVCTAAKGRFEGTIRLSGENAHAAESQSGVNAVAAAEGALEAIRTYDEVVDAAPRTHEQLGAPSLTPTVISGGEATNQVPADCSLTVDRRSVPPETADEFREALEAHVRAHVPDDVGVEFALTDRETPFLEAFSTDPDHELVRTLADAAGRGVRPFTAATEASYFSPAPTVVFGPGVLADDDGSVAHADREYVRVSEVRAAADAVTEALRSLVGEDG
- the purB gene encoding adenylosuccinate lyase, with amino-acid sequence MTDLSRNDPLSTVSPVDGRYARRTAPLVPYASESALMRARVRVEAEYLVALADLDATPLTLSEAERVALRDCYESFDGDDARLVKRLETEGTEEYSATNHDVKAVEYFLRVRLGESSDVDGAERLHPWIHFGLTSEDVNNLAHRLLVEPAVEDVLLPALADVRDELASLAREHRATPMLARTHGQPATPTTFGKEMAVVAARLGRQMGRIREASDALSGKLAGASGTYAAHVAAYPDVDWRAFSKSFVESLGLRHTALTTQVNPCDDLSTLFDALRGANNVLLDLDRDVWLYVSDRYLGQRTVEGETGSSTMPHKVNPIDFENSEGNLSKANSDLTFLADYITTSRLQRDLSDSTVKRNIGAAFAHCLIGYGKTETGLGKVVPNEHVMREELEATPEIIGEAVQTILRREGDTEAYERVKELTRGRDVTIEDFRDLFDDLDVSPEVREELRSLSPMGYTGVADELVDELDR
- a CDS encoding mechanosensitive ion channel family protein, encoding MSYVLFSALDSGVAATFADWSPPAQTVAIGVAFFAVFFLVNRTKPTVEARYDADIAEMVTVTFLVADLAAAVLALATVWNLVVVFDVLAQAVLVDRWTAVRQVVSVAVLAGAYLVVRLVNRSIDRLAAAGALTKHQSEVAYHVTDVGIFALAIAVLLYLWGIELGNLFIGAGVASAVVGLAARETLAAIIAGFVLLLSRPFRAGDWVEVDGQSGVVEDVTIINTKLRTYSDEHLLIPNDHITSNRLMNYSRSDRLRIELEVGVDYETDLSHAREVAESAMAEVDLVRDVPSPRAIPQEFGESSIQLELRFWIGDPTMRRLWKAKGSVIESVKTAYEREDISIPFPQRVHSRRDDARMTPSEIAARSDD